One part of the Trichoplusia ni isolate ovarian cell line Hi5 chromosome 2, tn1, whole genome shotgun sequence genome encodes these proteins:
- the LOC113505514 gene encoding NADH dehydrogenase [ubiquinone] iron-sulfur protein 5-like translates to MHNISPFLRSPMTDITGGIISYQLLGQCAKQEMELMDCMEAYGLDRGLKKCKKLVEDYRECHTKLKQFRRFYEIRRERDRQIAEKKLTGKKIYCNPKIDSF, encoded by the exons atgcataataTATCACCTTTCTTGCGATCTCCAATGACGGATATAACGGGAGGGATAATTTCCTACCAGTTATTGGGTCAATGTGCAAAGCAGGAGATGGAATTAATGGACTGCATGGAAGCATATGGCCTGGACCGCGGCCTGAAGAAATGTAAAAAACTAGTTGAAGACTACCGCGAGTGCCACACAAAACTGAAGCAGTTCAGGAGATTCTAT gAGATCCGTAGGGAACGCGACCGCCAAATCGCAGAGAAGAAACTGACCGGCAAGAAGATCTACTGCAACCCCAAAATTGACAGCTTTTAA
- the LOC113505559 gene encoding NADH dehydrogenase [ubiquinone] iron-sulfur protein 5 has translation MSISPFLRSPFTDVTGGLVSQQMLGRCQKQEGRFMDCLEAYGLDRGKVKCASLFEDFHECQTSTKQFKRFMAMRYERDRQISEGKLKGDAKYESPKVDSY, from the exons ATGTCGATCTCCCCGTTCTTGCGGTCCCCATTCACCGATGTCACTGGTGGCTTGGTGTCACAGCAAATGCTGGGGCGGTGCCAGAAGCAAGAAGGCCGCTTTATGGACTGCCTGGAGGCCTACGGCTTAGACCGCGGAAAGGTCAAGTGCGCCTCACTATTTGAAGACTTCCATGAATGTCAAACATCCACGAAACAGTTCAAACGATTCATG gCTATGCGCTATGAACGTGACAGACAAATATCTGAAGGCAAGTTGAAGGGAGACGCCAAATATGAATCACCAAAAGTTGACAGTTACTAA
- the LOC113505533 gene encoding activating signal cointegrator 1-like, which produces MDQWLKEGLSKILDFEIPDDLIQYVLSIESENDLNEYMKTLLDFDNSQHKGFFLELCKRKFPGRGNAQTKQQKKKISKNKQQTDFTSTEIPMQVQLPAEDSKSKKKTKFVNLYSQEGKNAQVVLIKGRHHCECQASKHELINNCIQCGRVVCKQEGSGPCLFCGNLVCTPEEQKEINTKTKGGAKLMESLMERSRPKGWEAAVSHRNRLLEYDRTSERRTRVTDDDSDYFSANSVWLNASEREKLDKYQQSIQEKKHGSRLNKKMTFDFAGRQIVEDTSVDNEPDEELISEMTRSVSAARAPQHDLLIGVSDDRDVAPGVNAPLLQFHPAVESQGYAAVARRAPGQHSPRVQDAELQEMSDAGRCLSMHQPWASLLIEGIKLHEGRTWYTSHRGRLWIASTVKPPDQDLVRAMETHYRVLYPDFEIKFPSFYPTGCLLGCVNVVDCLTQEEYQKKYPDGDCDSPYVFICSNPISLRLRFPIKGQHKIYALEKTIHQAAVKCIQKMSKMQATEANAA; this is translated from the exons ATGGATCAGTGGCTGAAAGAAGGACTATCTAAAATTTTAGATTTCGAGATACCAGACGATTTAATACA GTACGTGTTATCTATAGAGAGTGAGAATGATTTGAATGAGTATATGAAAACTCTTCTGGACTTTGATAACTCACAACATAAAGGTTTCTTCTTAGAACTGTGCAAGAGGAAGTTTCCCGGCAGag GCAATGCCCAAACAAAGCAACAAAAGAAGAAGATATCTAAGAACAAACAGCAGACTGACTTCACCAGTACAGAGATACCGATGCAGGTGCAGCTGCCTGCTGAAGACAGCAAGTCCAAGAAGAAGACCAAGTTTGTGAACCTGTACTCACAGGAGGGGAAGAATGCACAGGTTGTGCTTATTAaag GACGCCACCACTGCGAATGCCAGGCGTCAAAACACGAGCTGATCAATAACTGCATACAATGCGGCCGCGTCGTCTGCAAGCAGGAGGGATCCGGCCCATGTCTGTTTTGTGGGAATCTG GTGTGCACCCCTGAAGAACAGAAAGAGATAAACACCAAGACGAAGGGCGGCGCGAAGCTGATGGAGTCGCTGATGGAGCGCAGCCGGCCCAAGGGCTGGGAGGCCGCCGTGTCGCACAGGAACAGGCTGCTGGAGTACGACCGTACTAG TGAGCGTCGCACGCGCGTCACGGACGACGACAGTGACTACTTCAGCGCGAACAGCGTGTGGCTGAACGCGTCCGAGCGGGAGAAGCTGGACAAGTACCAGCAGAGCATACAGGAGAAGAAGCACGGCTCCCGGCTTAACAAGAAGATGACCTTCGACTTCGCTG GCCGCCAGATAGTGGAGGACACGTCGGTGGACAACGAGCCCGATGAGGAGTTGATCTCTGAGATGACCCGCTCTGTGAGCGCGGCCCGCGCGCCGCAACACGACCTGCTCATCGGAGTCTCTGACGACAGGGACGTCGCGCCCGGGGTCAATGCTCCGCTACTACAG TTCCATCCTGCCGTGGAGAGCCAGGGCTACGCGGCCGTGGCGCGGCGTGCCCCCGGGCAGCACTCGCCGCGCGTGCAGGACGCCGAGCTGCAGGAGATGAGCGACGCCGGCCGCTGTCTGTCCATGCACCAGCCCTGGGCGTCGCTGCTCATCGAGGGGATTAAACT aCACGAAGGTCGCACGTGGTACACCAGCCATCGCGGGCGGCTGTGGATCGCGTCCACCGTGAAGCCCCCCGACCAGGACCTGGTTAGGGCCATGGAGACACACTACAGGGTGCTATATCCAG atttCGAGATAAAGTTTCCATCGTTCTACCCCACCGGCTGTCTGCTCGGCTGCGTCAATGTTGTTGACTGCTTAACACAAGAGGAGTATCAGAAAAA ATATCCTGACGGCGACTGCGACAGTCCATACGTGTTCATCTGTTCAAACCCGATCAGTCTGAGGCTTCGCTTCCCGATCAAAGGACAACACAAGATTT ATGCCCTTGAGAAGACTATCCACCAGGCCGCCGTGAAGTGTATTCAGAAAATGTCCAAAATGCAAGCTACGGAGGCCAACGCAGCTTAA